A stretch of Faecalibacterium duncaniae DNA encodes these proteins:
- a CDS encoding glycoside hydrolase family 31 protein, whose amino-acid sequence MIQRFSFGHPFPTQSVVLSLPAESGPVPFLTPDGTGWRFTLSEQAAVYGLGEMPRGINKRGWHYITNNTDESRHSEDKLSFYGAHNFLLVRDGSTCFGLFVDFPGKVYYDIGYTRHDLFSFHTETPDYDLYLLSGGNENAICKEFRTLIGRSYIPPKWAFGLAQSRWGYKTEEDVREVARQYKEHDLPLDMICMDIEYMQDYADFTVNKERFPDLAKLSADLKAQGIRLVPIIDAGVRIDPNDPTCTEGLEKGYFCTKADGTPFVAAVWPGKAYFADFLRPEVREWFGHKYKALTDCGIEGFWNDMNEPSLFYSPERLRAFLNDMAALREKDNIEQEEFFPRVVGGAMGLMNSPADYASFYHEVDGQKVRHDQVHNLYGGSMTRAAGEAFADLRPGQRTLLYSRSSFIGSHRYGGIWLGDNNSSWAQLLANIQMMPSVQMCGFLYSGADLCGFSSDTTPDLALRWLEFGLLTPLMRNHSAVGTRMQEYYRFPEVLPAVRNMIRLRYALLPYLYSEFMKAALENTSYFRPLAFDYPDDPDAREVEDQLLLGEGLMAAPVYVQNAHGRHVYLPEPMKLLRLRAVDDYDEEILPAGHHYIRCALDEVLLFLRPGHIVPVAQPANNTSELDDASLTLWSFLPDGESAEYRMYRDDGVTTEYEKKEHWKTLQIHHS is encoded by the coding sequence GTGATCCAGCGTTTTTCTTTCGGGCATCCCTTCCCCACCCAGAGCGTTGTGCTGTCTCTTCCGGCGGAAAGCGGCCCCGTTCCCTTTCTGACTCCCGATGGCACCGGCTGGCGGTTCACCCTCAGTGAGCAGGCTGCCGTCTACGGTCTGGGCGAAATGCCCCGCGGCATCAACAAGCGCGGCTGGCACTACATCACCAACAACACCGACGAATCCCGCCACAGCGAGGACAAGCTTTCCTTCTATGGTGCGCACAATTTCCTGCTGGTGCGGGATGGCAGCACCTGCTTTGGCCTGTTCGTGGATTTCCCGGGCAAGGTGTATTACGACATCGGCTATACCCGCCACGATCTATTCTCTTTCCACACCGAGACTCCCGACTATGATCTGTATCTCCTCTCCGGCGGGAACGAGAATGCGATCTGCAAGGAGTTCCGCACCCTCATCGGCCGCAGCTATATCCCACCCAAGTGGGCATTCGGTCTGGCACAGAGCCGCTGGGGCTACAAGACTGAGGAGGACGTGCGGGAGGTTGCACGCCAGTACAAGGAGCACGACCTGCCGCTGGACATGATCTGCATGGACATCGAGTATATGCAGGACTATGCCGATTTCACCGTAAACAAGGAACGTTTTCCTGACCTTGCGAAGCTCTCCGCCGACCTGAAAGCGCAGGGCATCCGTCTGGTGCCCATCATCGATGCAGGCGTACGCATCGACCCCAACGACCCCACCTGCACCGAAGGGCTGGAAAAAGGATACTTCTGCACAAAGGCCGATGGAACCCCCTTTGTGGCGGCAGTCTGGCCCGGCAAGGCCTACTTTGCCGACTTCCTGCGCCCTGAGGTGCGGGAGTGGTTCGGCCACAAATACAAGGCCCTGACCGACTGCGGCATCGAGGGCTTTTGGAACGATATGAATGAGCCCTCCCTCTTCTACTCACCCGAGCGGCTGCGCGCTTTTCTGAACGATATGGCCGCCCTGCGGGAGAAGGACAACATTGAGCAGGAGGAGTTTTTCCCGCGCGTGGTGGGCGGTGCCATGGGACTGATGAACAGCCCGGCAGACTACGCCAGCTTCTACCACGAGGTGGACGGCCAGAAGGTGCGCCACGATCAGGTCCACAACCTCTACGGCGGCAGCATGACCCGCGCCGCTGGCGAGGCCTTTGCCGACCTGCGCCCGGGCCAGCGCACCCTGCTTTACAGCCGCTCCAGCTTCATTGGCAGCCACCGCTATGGCGGCATCTGGCTGGGCGACAACAATTCCAGCTGGGCCCAGCTGCTGGCCAACATCCAGATGATGCCCAGTGTCCAGATGTGCGGTTTCCTGTACAGCGGTGCCGACCTCTGCGGCTTCTCCTCCGATACCACGCCGGATCTTGCCCTGCGCTGGCTTGAGTTCGGTCTGCTCACCCCGCTGATGCGCAACCACTCCGCAGTTGGCACCCGGATGCAGGAATACTACCGCTTCCCCGAGGTGCTGCCCGCTGTGCGCAATATGATCCGTCTGCGCTACGCCCTGCTGCCCTACCTGTACAGCGAATTTATGAAGGCCGCGCTGGAAAACACCAGCTACTTCCGGCCGTTGGCCTTCGACTACCCGGATGACCCCGATGCCCGGGAGGTGGAAGATCAGCTTCTGCTGGGCGAGGGCCTGATGGCAGCGCCTGTCTATGTCCAGAATGCCCACGGGCGGCATGTCTATCTGCCCGAACCCATGAAGCTCCTGCGCCTGCGGGCTGTGGACGACTACGATGAAGAGATCCTGCCCGCCGGACACCACTATATCCGCTGTGCGCTGGACGAAGTGCTGTTGTTCCTCCGTCCGGGTCACATCGTTCCCGTGGCACAGCCCGCCAACAACACCTCTGAGCTGGATGATGCCAGCCTGACCCTGTGGAGCTTCCTGCCCGACGGCGAATCTGCGGAGTACCGGATGTACCGGGATGACGGCGTGACAACAGAATATGAGAAGAAAGAGCACTGGAAAACGCTGCAGATCCATCATTCCTGA
- a CDS encoding MATE family efflux transporter: MAQMSQAGDLTSGPMLKKIILFSLPLAASSFLQLLFNAADVVVVGRFAGSAALAAVGSNGALINLLVNLFVGLALGANVVAARCYGAKDDQGVHEAVQTAVTLSLVGGVLMAFVGFFAAHGLLELMSSPEDVIDLATLYLKIYFIGMPMTMLYNFNASLLRAVGDTRRPLVCLAVAGVINVVLNLVFVIVFQMSVAGVALATILSQTVSAIMVTVLLVREEGAMHLDLRHLGIHKKAMLQIIQIGLPAGLQSTVFSLSNVVIQSAINSFGSTVVAGNSAASNLEGFIYTGMNAFAQAAVTFTSQNVGARRYDNLDRVMRNCLLCVTVAGLFLGCGAYFGGEVLLHFYSTDEAVVAAGLSRMQIICTAYFLCGIMDTLASCLRGRGYSVIPMIVSLVGSCLLRLVWIATIFRMFRSTGTLYISYPISWALTAGVHLICLLVVRKKMNDQLKEESRLVA, from the coding sequence ATGGCACAAATGTCCCAGGCCGGTGATCTGACCAGCGGCCCGATGCTGAAAAAGATCATCCTGTTTTCCCTGCCGCTGGCGGCATCCAGCTTTTTGCAGCTGCTGTTCAATGCTGCCGATGTGGTCGTGGTGGGCCGGTTCGCCGGCAGCGCCGCGCTGGCAGCAGTTGGTTCCAACGGTGCGCTCATCAACCTGCTGGTCAACCTGTTTGTCGGCCTTGCGCTGGGTGCAAATGTTGTGGCTGCCCGCTGCTATGGCGCAAAGGATGACCAGGGCGTGCACGAAGCGGTGCAGACCGCTGTTACCCTGAGCCTTGTGGGCGGCGTGCTGATGGCTTTTGTGGGCTTTTTTGCAGCCCACGGCCTGCTGGAACTGATGTCCAGCCCTGAGGATGTCATTGACCTTGCCACCCTTTACCTGAAGATCTACTTCATCGGAATGCCGATGACCATGCTGTACAACTTCAACGCTTCCCTGCTGCGTGCCGTGGGTGACACCCGCCGCCCGCTGGTCTGTCTGGCGGTGGCAGGTGTCATCAATGTGGTGCTGAACCTGGTGTTCGTCATCGTGTTCCAGATGAGCGTGGCAGGCGTGGCGCTGGCCACCATCCTCAGCCAGACGGTATCCGCCATTATGGTCACGGTGCTGCTGGTCAGGGAAGAGGGTGCCATGCACCTTGACCTGCGGCATCTGGGCATCCACAAGAAAGCCATGCTGCAGATCATCCAGATCGGCCTGCCCGCCGGTCTGCAGAGCACTGTGTTCAGCCTGTCCAACGTGGTGATCCAGTCGGCCATCAATTCCTTTGGCTCCACGGTCGTGGCCGGAAACTCTGCCGCATCCAACCTCGAGGGCTTCATCTACACCGGCATGAATGCCTTTGCGCAGGCGGCCGTGACCTTTACCAGCCAGAACGTGGGTGCCCGCCGGTACGACAACCTCGACCGCGTCATGCGCAACTGCCTGCTCTGCGTCACTGTGGCGGGCCTGTTCCTGGGCTGCGGCGCTTACTTTGGCGGCGAAGTCCTGCTGCACTTCTACTCCACGGATGAAGCCGTGGTGGCCGCCGGCCTGTCCCGGATGCAGATCATCTGCACTGCCTACTTCCTGTGCGGCATAATGGACACTCTGGCCAGCTGCCTGCGCGGACGCGGCTACTCGGTGATCCCCATGATCGTCAGCCTGGTGGGCAGCTGCCTGCTCCGTCTGGTCTGGATCGCAACCATCTTCCGGATGTTCCGCTCCACCGGCACGCTGTACATCAGCTATCCCATCAGCTGGGCCCTGACCGCAGGGGTGCATCTCATCTGCCTGCTGGTCGTGCGCAAAAAGATGAACGATCAGCTGAAGGAAGAGAGCCGCCTGGTCGCATAA
- a CDS encoding GNAT family N-acetyltransferase, translating to MELILQKVCGRSAQLPIRLRRCGPADAAAFFALQNEVRAAMPHPEQFVPDTLENITAYLREDLCIGAYDGERLGAYFILRYCGRSAHNYAAFLGVPREEWEHWANADSAVVHPDWRGNGLQRKLLEAALPLVRPGIVGIGATVSPENQYSLNNALACGFVIADRREMYGGYDRYLLKKML from the coding sequence ATGGAACTGATACTGCAAAAAGTGTGTGGCCGGTCTGCACAGCTTCCCATTCGCCTGCGCCGGTGCGGCCCTGCGGATGCCGCTGCATTCTTTGCTTTGCAGAACGAAGTGCGGGCCGCCATGCCCCACCCGGAGCAGTTTGTGCCGGACACACTGGAGAATATCACGGCCTACCTGAGGGAGGACCTGTGCATCGGGGCATACGACGGCGAACGGCTGGGAGCGTACTTTATCCTGCGCTACTGCGGCCGGAGCGCACACAACTATGCGGCCTTTCTGGGGGTGCCCCGGGAGGAGTGGGAGCACTGGGCCAATGCGGACAGCGCAGTGGTCCACCCGGACTGGCGGGGCAACGGCCTGCAGCGGAAGCTGCTGGAAGCTGCGCTGCCCCTTGTCCGGCCCGGCATCGTGGGCATCGGGGCCACCGTCAGCCCGGAGAATCAATACAGCCTGAACAATGCCCTTGCCTGCGGTTTTGTCATTGCCGACCGCCGTGAGATGTACGGCGGGTATGACCGATATCTGTTAAAGAAGATGCTGTAA
- a CDS encoding GntR family transcriptional regulator: protein MKESSSSSSIRLGGAVISDRVVAALLEELRTGRYADADRLPAEVDLAAELGVSRTVIRDALSEMERAGYIERVRGIGTVVNRTVLGLRSRLDQKLEYYPLIRSFGSYPHADGIQIYPIRAGAELARDLAIAPGDEVICIKKRILADTTPVIYSIDYLPRALFGSRDYTRIDLSGGVFDILEQECNQQISSNVAHLKASCGDEAIRAAMRLAPGEAMLLLDEICFNRLCHPVMRSLSYYTNFFDFSILRKLL, encoded by the coding sequence ATGAAAGAATCCAGCTCTTCGTCATCCATCCGCCTGGGCGGTGCGGTCATCAGTGACCGTGTCGTCGCGGCGCTTCTGGAAGAACTGCGCACCGGCCGCTACGCCGATGCCGACCGCCTGCCCGCCGAGGTCGATCTGGCCGCGGAACTCGGTGTCAGCCGTACCGTGATCCGGGACGCGCTGAGCGAGATGGAGCGCGCCGGTTACATCGAGCGCGTGCGCGGCATTGGCACAGTGGTCAACCGCACCGTGCTCGGCCTGCGCAGCCGCCTTGACCAGAAGCTGGAATATTACCCGCTGATCCGCAGCTTTGGCAGCTACCCCCACGCCGATGGCATCCAGATCTATCCCATCCGCGCCGGGGCCGAGCTTGCCCGGGATCTTGCCATTGCACCGGGGGATGAGGTCATCTGCATCAAAAAACGCATCCTGGCCGACACCACCCCGGTCATCTACTCCATCGATTATCTGCCCCGCGCCCTCTTTGGCAGCCGGGACTACACCCGCATCGACCTGAGCGGCGGCGTGTTCGATATCCTGGAGCAGGAATGCAACCAGCAGATCTCCTCGAATGTGGCCCACCTCAAGGCCAGCTGCGGCGACGAGGCCATCCGGGCTGCCATGCGTCTTGCCCCCGGCGAGGCCATGCTGCTGCTGGATGAGATCTGCTTCAACCGTCTGTGCCACCCGGTCATGCGCTCACTGAGTTATTACACAAATTTCTTCGATTTTTCCATTCTACGAAAATTACTTTGA
- the pyrB gene encoding aspartate carbamoyltransferase, producing the protein MRHLIDPLDFSQEEITSLLDLADRIRSDPAAYQDVAAHKKLATLFYEPSTRTRLSFEAAMLNLGGHVLGFPSETVSSASKGESVADTIRVVSCYADIVAMRHPKEGAPFRASRYSRIPVINAGDGGHQHPTQTMTDLMTIRTRMGRLDNLTIGLCGDLKFGRTVHSLIKTMARCKNIRFVLISPEELRVPDYIIKDVLEANGIEYRETRSLEESMPELDILYMTRVQKERFFNEEDYIRLKNSYILTSEKMALAKPEMAVLHPLPRVNEIALDVDNDPRAAYFEQVQNGVYIRMALIMTLLGLADPKAPKEGN; encoded by the coding sequence ATGCGCCATCTCATCGATCCCTTGGATTTCAGCCAGGAGGAGATCACCTCTCTGCTGGATCTGGCCGACCGCATCCGCTCCGACCCTGCCGCTTATCAGGACGTTGCGGCTCACAAAAAGCTCGCCACCTTGTTCTATGAGCCGTCTACCCGCACCCGCCTTTCCTTTGAGGCGGCCATGCTGAACCTGGGCGGCCATGTACTGGGCTTCCCGAGCGAGACCGTCTCCAGCGCTTCCAAGGGAGAAAGCGTTGCAGATACCATCCGTGTGGTCTCCTGCTATGCTGATATCGTGGCAATGCGCCATCCCAAAGAGGGCGCGCCGTTCCGCGCTTCCCGCTACTCCCGCATCCCGGTCATCAATGCCGGTGACGGCGGCCACCAGCACCCCACCCAGACCATGACCGATCTGATGACCATCCGCACCCGGATGGGTCGGCTGGATAATCTGACCATCGGCCTGTGCGGCGATCTGAAGTTCGGCCGCACCGTCCATTCTCTCATCAAGACCATGGCACGCTGCAAGAACATCCGCTTTGTGCTCATCAGCCCCGAGGAACTGCGGGTGCCCGACTACATCATCAAGGATGTGCTGGAGGCCAACGGCATCGAGTACCGTGAGACCCGGAGCCTGGAGGAATCCATGCCCGAGCTGGATATCCTGTACATGACCCGTGTGCAGAAGGAGCGTTTCTTCAACGAGGAGGATTACATCCGCCTGAAGAACAGCTACATTCTGACCAGCGAAAAGATGGCCCTTGCCAAGCCTGAAATGGCAGTGCTGCATCCCCTGCCCCGCGTGAACGAGATTGCGCTGGATGTGGACAATGACCCCCGTGCTGCCTACTTTGAGCAGGTGCAGAACGGCGTATACATCCGCATGGCACTGATCATGACGCTGCTGGGTCTTGCTGACCCCAAGGCACCGAAGGAGGGCAACTGA
- a CDS encoding aspartate carbamoyltransferase regulatory subunit: MLNIDEIQNGIVIDHIKAGTAVGLMELLGITGNKTANVALIQNARSHKADCGRKDIIKVEGDASWLNLDVLAYLDPDISVTVIENGKAVRKEKPKPPKRLVNIVRCRNPRCISSIEEECDQIFEMSSNGKYRCIYCEQELQVKPE, translated from the coding sequence ATGCTGAATATTGACGAGATCCAGAACGGCATTGTGATCGACCACATCAAGGCAGGCACCGCTGTGGGCCTGATGGAGCTGCTGGGCATCACCGGCAACAAGACCGCCAACGTGGCACTGATCCAGAATGCGCGCTCTCACAAGGCCGACTGCGGCCGCAAGGATATCATCAAGGTTGAGGGGGATGCCTCCTGGCTGAACCTGGACGTGCTGGCCTACCTCGACCCTGACATCAGCGTGACCGTGATTGAAAACGGCAAGGCTGTGCGCAAGGAAAAGCCGAAGCCCCCCAAGCGTCTGGTGAACATTGTGCGGTGCCGCAATCCCCGCTGCATCTCCTCCATTGAAGAGGAATGCGACCAGATCTTTGAGATGAGCTCCAACGGCAAATACCGCTGCATCTACTGTGAGCAGGAGCTGCAGGTGAAGCCGGAATAA
- a CDS encoding sensor histidine kinase: MTKEMLWFLMGHLVCIGQWAAFIMVDHAFLGRGRRFRFPCLWAALLAAVFLAASIRHDIGFFNIGSVILNVIYLLVTVLFFGGSWNQKLSACLVNGIMCLLTENTVSYTFAWCKHIPVREVWRYRSCLFLLVAAVVGAGLLAAYIIRRWRREQALTPLQMLVMSFFPGIVVVLNIVLMVSGGSEVPSMMNMMLTFGLTIAVLIHLGIVQMVNDQMLLQQTLMVEAVRQKKSAEALLESYKTQRRLTHEFTNHTDALALLLQQGDYEGAKAYLSTLTKTIAANTTIMNTHNPLLDALLSKKYEEASRKGVMVYFDLPDLRDMPMGQTDLVIVLSNLLNNAIEAAAQADPPEVYVRMRKSEDEVVLSVRNRVKKDLNLVDGQLPRISQKGAGHGFGLWNVRDVLKKYGGEYTISCRECWFRFTCTIPLRKL; encoded by the coding sequence ATGACTAAGGAAATGCTCTGGTTTCTGATGGGGCATCTGGTCTGCATTGGCCAGTGGGCGGCCTTTATCATGGTGGACCATGCATTTCTGGGCCGCGGCAGGAGATTCCGCTTCCCCTGCCTGTGGGCAGCCCTGCTGGCAGCAGTATTTCTGGCGGCCTCGATCCGGCATGACATTGGCTTTTTCAATATCGGATCTGTAATATTGAACGTCATCTACCTGTTGGTCACGGTGCTCTTTTTCGGCGGAAGCTGGAACCAGAAGCTCTCGGCCTGCCTTGTCAACGGCATTATGTGCCTGCTGACGGAAAATACAGTCAGCTACACCTTTGCCTGGTGTAAGCACATTCCGGTCCGGGAGGTCTGGCGCTACCGCAGCTGTCTGTTCCTGCTGGTTGCTGCTGTTGTGGGGGCTGGCCTGCTTGCAGCCTACATTATCCGGCGCTGGCGGCGGGAGCAGGCGTTGACCCCGCTGCAGATGTTGGTCATGTCCTTCTTTCCTGGCATCGTTGTGGTGCTGAACATCGTGCTGATGGTATCCGGCGGCAGTGAAGTGCCCAGCATGATGAATATGATGTTGACCTTTGGTCTGACCATAGCAGTGCTGATCCATCTGGGGATCGTGCAGATGGTCAACGACCAGATGCTGCTGCAGCAGACACTGATGGTGGAGGCTGTGCGCCAGAAGAAGAGCGCAGAAGCTCTTCTGGAATCCTACAAGACTCAGCGGCGGCTGACCCATGAGTTCACCAACCACACCGATGCACTGGCTCTGCTGCTTCAGCAGGGCGATTACGAGGGCGCAAAGGCCTATCTTTCCACGCTCACAAAGACCATTGCGGCGAATACCACCATTATGAACACCCACAACCCTTTATTGGATGCCCTGCTCAGCAAAAAGTACGAGGAAGCCAGCCGAAAAGGGGTTATGGTCTATTTTGATCTGCCCGATCTGCGGGATATGCCCATGGGCCAGACGGATCTTGTGATCGTGCTCTCCAATTTGCTCAACAATGCCATTGAGGCCGCCGCGCAGGCTGATCCGCCGGAGGTCTATGTGCGGATGCGGAAGAGCGAGGACGAGGTGGTGCTCTCTGTCCGCAACCGGGTGAAAAAGGACCTGAACCTCGTGGACGGCCAGCTGCCCCGCATCTCTCAGAAAGGGGCGGGCCACGGCTTCGGGCTGTGGAACGTGCGGGATGTGCTGAAAAAATACGGCGGCGAATATACCATCAGCTGCCGGGAGTGCTGGTTCCGCTTTACCTGCACCATCCCACTCCGCAAGTTATGA